The proteins below come from a single Drosophila teissieri strain GT53w chromosome 3L, Prin_Dtei_1.1, whole genome shotgun sequence genomic window:
- the LOC122617680 gene encoding scoloptoxin SSD552 translates to MQRWQLTLFVGRILLLRSTFAIDFCDIKSCHGKRHIGCNNNMMFDESCLRFHGLVNMAYFREYLLGLHNGYRQEVASHLFVDLPPARKMPELVWDNYLSVVAEYHLKRCQMDLPADSCVATDDFSRPHFNYAEDFYPRPVMRQSNVREITILAEQWLDELYDLEDTATYNAEGEIRNIINDRSSHMGCAAGQDYDLWNIHFVLVCYYSSGPPAKGNLYEEGQFNASLCANGQSDEYPSLCKTLTLND, encoded by the exons ATGCAACGCTGGCAGTTGACTCTTTTTGTGGGTCGTATTCTCTTACTCAGATCTACTTTTGCCATCGACTTTTGCGATATCAAGTCCTGTCATGGCAAGCGGCACATTGggtgcaacaacaacatg ATGTTCGACGAGAGCTGCCTGCGTTTTCATGGCCTGGTTAATATGGCATATTTCCGCGAATATCTGCTCGGTCTGCACAACGGCTATCGGCAGGAGGTGGCCAGCCACTTGTTTGTCGACCTGCCACCTGCCCGGAAAATGCCCGAATTGGTGTGGGACAACTACCTGTCGGTGGTGGCCGAGTATCACCTGAAACGCTGCCAAATGGATCTGCCTGCCGACTCCTGCGTGGCCACCGATGACTTTTCGAGACCGCACTTCAACTACGCCGAGGATTTCTACCCGCGCCCAGTGATGCGACAGTCGAATGTTCGCGAAATCACCATCCTGGCGGAACAGTGGCTGGACGAGCTCTACGACTTGGAGGATACAGCCACGTACAATGCGGAAGGTGAAATCAGGAACATCATCAACGATCGCAGCTCCCACATGGGCTGTGCCGCTGGCCAGGACTACGACCTGTGGAACATACACTTCGTGCTCGTCTGCTACTACAGCTCAGGACCACCTGCCAAGGGAAACCTCTACGAGGAGGGCCAGTTCAATGCCAGCCTGTGTGCCAATGGACAGAGTGATGAATACCCCAGCCTTTGCAAGACACTGACCCTGAATGACTAA